The following are encoded in a window of Solibacillus sp. FSL R7-0668 genomic DNA:
- a CDS encoding YjiH family protein produces the protein MKAKFSFYTWFLFLAMSALGVFIFITPLSTEDGIKVPIALLANWLAGYAESYIHWFAWVVFMIAALGSIVMHFIPQRGPRSVWDALFRVHWFWTVMRVLAVVFAGAYLLQIGPESLTSADTTGLLIDPASGLVTFMFILFLFAGLLLPLLTDFGLLEFFGSMMVKIMRPLFKIPGRSAIDCLASWVGDGTIGVLLTSKQYEEKNYTAREAATIATTFSVVSITFCLVVVETIGIEAYFLEFYASVIFSGLVLAFIMPRIYPLKHKVDTFIDGSEALNNREEVQKGFNVVSYGLHNALSKANANRNLGKMVKNGFINVLEMWFAVTPIIMAFGTIALVLAEFTSFFRILGMPFEPILAFLQIPEAGEAAQTMIVGFADMLLPSILGAGIESEMTRFFIATVSVTQLIYMSEVGGLILGTKLPLKLWDLFVIFLIRTIISIPLVAAIAHLLF, from the coding sequence ATGAAAGCAAAATTTTCTTTTTACACATGGTTTTTATTTTTAGCGATGTCTGCACTCGGTGTTTTCATTTTTATTACACCGCTCAGTACAGAGGATGGCATAAAGGTACCGATCGCATTACTTGCAAATTGGCTAGCTGGCTATGCTGAATCGTATATTCATTGGTTTGCATGGGTTGTCTTTATGATTGCCGCACTTGGTTCAATCGTGATGCATTTTATTCCTCAGCGTGGGCCGCGTAGCGTCTGGGATGCATTATTCCGCGTTCATTGGTTTTGGACAGTGATGCGCGTATTAGCAGTTGTCTTTGCGGGGGCTTATTTATTACAAATTGGACCTGAAAGCTTAACAAGTGCTGATACAACAGGGCTATTAATCGATCCTGCAAGTGGTCTTGTGACATTTATGTTCATTTTGTTCCTATTTGCTGGGCTATTACTTCCGTTATTAACAGACTTCGGTTTGCTTGAGTTTTTCGGTTCGATGATGGTCAAAATTATGCGTCCGCTGTTCAAAATCCCTGGTCGTTCTGCCATTGACTGCTTGGCATCATGGGTCGGTGACGGGACAATCGGTGTGTTACTTACGAGTAAACAATACGAGGAAAAGAACTACACCGCACGTGAAGCCGCTACGATTGCGACAACTTTCTCCGTTGTGTCGATTACATTCTGCTTAGTCGTAGTAGAAACGATTGGTATCGAAGCGTATTTCTTAGAATTTTATGCATCGGTTATTTTCTCTGGCTTGGTGTTGGCATTTATTATGCCACGCATTTATCCGTTAAAGCACAAGGTCGATACGTTCATTGATGGTTCCGAAGCTCTTAACAATCGTGAAGAAGTGCAAAAGGGCTTCAATGTTGTCTCTTATGGTTTACACAATGCTTTATCAAAAGCGAATGCAAACCGTAACTTAGGGAAGATGGTGAAAAACGGGTTCATCAATGTATTGGAAATGTGGTTTGCGGTGACGCCGATTATTATGGCATTCGGTACAATCGCATTAGTATTAGCTGAATTCACAAGCTTCTTCCGCATTTTAGGAATGCCATTTGAGCCTATTTTAGCCTTCCTTCAAATTCCAGAAGCTGGTGAAGCAGCACAAACGATGATCGTTGGGTTTGCGGATATGCTATTGCCTTCGATTTTAGGTGCGGGGATCGAATCAGAAATGACACGTTTCTTCATCGCAACGGTTTCGGTAACGCAATTAATTTATATGTCTGAGGTTGGTGGGCTTATTTTAGGGACAAAGCTTCCATTAAAATTATGGGATTTATTCGTAATTTTCTTAATCCGTACGATTATTTCTATTCCCCTTGTCGCAGCCATTGCGCATTTATTATTCTAA
- a CDS encoding transposase yields MTIVKQMRLFDIHELMEMESSHRFDAILATFDLQPIFQLFSKKTMRGAPRELNYSAMIQSLVIRIIERIPTVKDLIKRLKNDLIFRLDCGFLLSDSVPSDSSYSRMVDVISQSEVFDKMQDELIQNAFTEGFLEEEHLAFDATHFEARDASKPSEKKEKIPKKRGRKSKEEHEAWLAEQAEIEANLTTYEKKLEAQLTIPTSTLWRDIPIEPKWGVKKNSDGKNTFWFGFKGHLAVLTKSQYIVARLMSSGNLSDSKAAIPLLKKVAEVVPNQFTTTIFDAGYDYKAIYRQILNQDMKAVIPYVKRRESEILGFDENFRPTCVREHSYCYDSYDEKYQCLKFTRPKECATCPLREDSLCQKVFKIKCETDIRKYTYPARGSALWEKLYKERTAVERVNAYLKEYFQLNNVRHRTGRKAKLHFNLVTFIYNACKLAVDRLNAQLNEQNTAA; encoded by the coding sequence ATGACTATTGTAAAGCAAATGCGTCTATTTGACATCCATGAATTAATGGAAATGGAAAGTTCTCATCGTTTTGATGCGATTTTGGCTACTTTTGATTTACAGCCGATTTTTCAACTGTTTAGTAAAAAGACAATGCGTGGCGCTCCAAGAGAATTAAACTATAGTGCGATGATTCAATCGCTCGTGATTCGTATTATTGAGCGTATTCCAACGGTAAAAGATTTAATCAAGCGTCTGAAAAATGATCTTATCTTTCGTTTAGATTGCGGCTTTTTACTTTCTGATTCAGTACCTTCTGACTCTTCTTATTCACGTATGGTCGATGTGATTAGCCAATCAGAAGTCTTTGATAAAATGCAAGATGAACTCATCCAAAATGCCTTTACAGAAGGATTTCTAGAGGAAGAACATCTCGCTTTTGACGCGACACATTTTGAAGCGCGCGATGCATCAAAACCATCTGAGAAAAAGGAAAAAATCCCGAAAAAGCGTGGTCGCAAATCGAAAGAAGAGCATGAAGCCTGGCTCGCTGAACAAGCAGAAATCGAGGCAAATCTTACAACCTATGAAAAGAAATTAGAAGCTCAATTAACGATTCCAACATCGACACTTTGGCGAGACATCCCAATCGAACCCAAGTGGGGTGTCAAGAAAAATAGTGACGGTAAAAACACGTTCTGGTTCGGCTTTAAAGGGCATTTAGCTGTCTTGACAAAAAGTCAGTACATTGTGGCACGCTTGATGTCGTCTGGTAATTTAAGTGATAGTAAAGCAGCCATTCCACTGTTAAAAAAGGTAGCTGAAGTCGTGCCAAATCAATTTACAACAACGATATTTGATGCAGGGTATGATTACAAAGCGATCTATCGACAAATTTTAAATCAAGACATGAAAGCAGTCATTCCATACGTTAAACGTCGTGAATCCGAAATCTTGGGTTTCGATGAAAATTTCCGTCCAACGTGCGTACGTGAACATAGCTACTGTTACGACAGCTATGACGAGAAATATCAGTGTTTAAAATTTACACGTCCAAAAGAATGTGCAACGTGTCCATTACGTGAGGATTCACTGTGTCAAAAAGTTTTTAAAATCAAGTGTGAAACGGATATTCGCAAGTATACGTATCCAGCAAGAGGCTCCGCATTATGGGAGAAACTGTACAAAGAACGTACAGCTGTTGAACGTGTGAATGCCTACTTAAAAGAATATTTTCAATTAAATAATGTCCGTCATCGAACAGGTAGAAAAGCCAAGCTCCATTTCAATCTGGTGACGTTTATTTATAATGCCTGCAAATTAGCCGTTGATCGTTTGAATGCACAATTAAATGAACAAAACACAGCTGCATAA
- the bshB2 gene encoding bacillithiol biosynthesis deacetylase BshB2, producing MTLQQERHVLVVYPHPDDEAFSVAGVVRMHRNMGVPVTYACLTLGEMGRNLGNPPTATRESLPEIRRKELIAACAAMGIEDLRMMGLRDKTVEFEDDEKMVKLVADLIDELNPSLIYTFLPGFAVHPDHEATAKAVVEAVRRMAPEKRPRILACAFANDTVEKNGEAHVVIDIRSVKNDKVKALQAHASQTGWMMQETAKRVDDGEVMSDSWLNVEKFYNITFESIS from the coding sequence ATGACATTACAACAAGAACGTCACGTATTAGTCGTTTACCCTCACCCAGATGATGAGGCTTTTTCTGTTGCAGGTGTTGTTCGTATGCACCGTAATATGGGGGTACCTGTTACATACGCTTGTTTAACATTAGGTGAAATGGGCCGTAATTTAGGAAATCCGCCAACAGCAACACGTGAATCCCTACCAGAAATTCGCCGTAAAGAGCTAATTGCGGCATGTGCTGCGATGGGTATTGAAGATTTGCGTATGATGGGTCTGCGCGACAAAACAGTTGAATTTGAAGATGATGAAAAAATGGTAAAGCTTGTAGCGGATTTAATCGATGAGCTAAATCCATCATTAATCTATACATTTTTACCGGGCTTTGCCGTGCATCCAGACCATGAAGCAACAGCAAAAGCGGTTGTGGAAGCGGTTCGTCGTATGGCTCCAGAAAAGCGACCACGCATTTTAGCCTGTGCTTTTGCAAATGACACCGTTGAAAAAAATGGTGAGGCACATGTCGTTATTGACATTCGTTCTGTGAAAAACGACAAAGTAAAAGCACTACAGGCCCATGCCTCTCAAACAGGCTGGATGATGCAAGAAACAGCTAAGCGTGTCGATGATGGCGAGGTCATGTCTGATAGCTGGCTAAATGTTGAAAAATTTTACAATATTACATTTGAATCAATTTCATAA
- a CDS encoding YojF family protein, protein MKEVNQKELQELLNSFANKDVYIHLETTNGSYAAHYDEKFFNAGAFIRNVKLNYELGKVVGDAPHRVGLKLPHGWVYAQGITHYELDDQGRLLMAGLDYTGKLAVALEISELPFAY, encoded by the coding sequence ATGAAGGAAGTAAATCAAAAAGAGCTCCAAGAATTACTTAATTCTTTCGCGAACAAAGACGTTTATATTCATCTTGAAACAACAAATGGCTCGTATGCAGCCCATTACGACGAAAAATTTTTTAATGCGGGGGCATTTATTCGCAACGTCAAATTAAATTACGAATTAGGGAAGGTTGTTGGCGATGCTCCACACCGTGTTGGCTTAAAATTGCCACATGGCTGGGTATATGCACAGGGCATTACACATTATGAACTGGACGATCAAGGACGCTTATTAATGGCGGGCTTAGACTATACAGGGAAGCTGGCGGTTGCACTAGAAATTAGCGAATTGCCATTTGCTTATTAA